The following proteins are co-located in the Burkholderiaceae bacterium DAT-1 genome:
- a CDS encoding tetratricopeptide repeat protein, producing the protein MAAAQSVAALLREHLYRSSIDLGAPLLDSARYDADDANTGQDRADLHVQLINIIDQLQAGRPQEACRQLAILFELHPNHVDVQQVYAIALARIGESERAFELFEDLLSRYDRHMYAPRIRSHYAAALRDAGHWQEALLHYQRALEVCPGDVPILNGLGNTLRDLGRWKEAEEAFSAALKSQPNSSVLLNNLGTCLQHAGKARRARTCFEKALEHEPSLADAWYNLGNLNQEEGHIADALRDYAEALAIQPRLLPALSALTRLMQQTCEWDGLDWLEGQVLNHVRDGRPGAVFPFGFLALDGSTSADQLQCAERWRIQQYLPLLQSTAPVRRSSVTHEGKIRIGYLSSDFHEHATMHLGCEVFELHDRDRFEIIAYSAGPNLHSATRKRVKQAFDQFIDVRDLSLPALAQRISSDRIDILVDMNGYTRNSRSGVLALHPAPVQVSWLGYPGTLGHELADYIIADQIVAPMSEARHFGEKFAWMPFSYQSNDRQRAVAEMPTRESCGLPEDKTVFCCFNHAYKITPTVFQLWCDILTEVPDSVLWLLSSTQLTQDNLRMRAEQAGIDPSRLIFAKVVKPDQHRARLALADIFLDTLPYNAHTTCSDALWAGVPVIAMSGKTFAGRVSHSLLAATGLEALVADSPEAYKVKAVLLAQDPSLRAEVKKVLSLKDALPLFDTPRFVESMEKLYLQMWQRAAKGMAPAHICPDGAVGQTHQEGGSDDVTTA; encoded by the coding sequence ATGGCAGCCGCTCAATCGGTCGCAGCCCTGCTGCGCGAACATCTTTACCGCTCATCAATCGATCTGGGCGCCCCGCTGCTGGATTCAGCACGGTACGATGCAGACGATGCAAACACAGGACAGGACCGTGCCGATCTGCACGTGCAACTGATCAATATCATTGATCAACTGCAAGCCGGCCGCCCGCAGGAGGCCTGCAGACAGCTGGCTATCCTGTTCGAGCTTCACCCCAATCATGTCGATGTACAGCAGGTGTACGCTATTGCGCTGGCACGCATCGGCGAATCAGAGCGCGCATTCGAGCTCTTCGAGGATTTGCTCAGCCGCTATGATCGTCATATGTATGCACCGCGCATCCGCAGCCATTATGCAGCTGCGCTCCGCGATGCGGGACACTGGCAGGAAGCGCTGCTCCACTATCAACGCGCGCTTGAAGTGTGCCCGGGTGACGTTCCGATCCTGAATGGCTTGGGCAATACACTGCGCGATCTAGGACGCTGGAAAGAGGCGGAGGAAGCCTTTAGTGCAGCACTGAAAAGCCAACCGAATAGCAGTGTGCTGCTTAACAACCTCGGCACCTGCCTGCAGCATGCAGGCAAAGCGCGACGCGCACGTACCTGCTTTGAGAAGGCACTCGAGCACGAACCGTCACTGGCTGATGCCTGGTACAACCTCGGCAATCTGAACCAGGAAGAAGGCCATATTGCCGATGCCCTGCGTGATTACGCAGAAGCATTGGCCATCCAGCCACGCCTGCTGCCCGCCTTATCCGCCCTCACCCGACTGATGCAGCAAACCTGCGAATGGGATGGACTGGATTGGCTGGAAGGACAAGTGCTGAATCATGTGCGGGACGGTCGCCCCGGTGCTGTCTTCCCCTTTGGCTTTCTGGCACTGGATGGCAGCACCAGCGCGGATCAGCTGCAGTGCGCCGAACGCTGGCGTATCCAGCAATATCTGCCGCTGCTGCAATCTACTGCGCCGGTGCGCCGCAGTTCGGTCACGCACGAGGGCAAGATTCGCATTGGCTACCTGTCGTCCGACTTCCACGAGCACGCCACGATGCATCTGGGCTGCGAAGTGTTCGAGCTGCATGATCGTGATCGCTTTGAAATCATCGCCTATTCGGCAGGCCCCAATCTGCATTCGGCCACCCGCAAGCGCGTGAAACAGGCGTTCGATCAGTTTATCGATGTCCGCGATCTGTCGCTGCCCGCACTGGCACAGCGCATTTCATCTGACCGAATCGACATTCTGGTCGATATGAACGGCTATACCCGCAACAGCCGCTCCGGCGTGCTAGCCCTGCATCCGGCACCCGTTCAGGTCTCCTGGCTGGGCTACCCCGGCACACTGGGGCATGAACTAGCCGATTACATCATTGCCGATCAGATCGTGGCACCGATGAGTGAAGCACGCCATTTCGGCGAGAAATTTGCCTGGATGCCTTTCAGCTACCAAAGCAATGATCGCCAGCGTGCCGTGGCCGAGATGCCTACTCGTGAATCATGCGGATTGCCAGAGGACAAAACCGTCTTCTGCTGCTTCAACCATGCGTACAAAATTACGCCGACGGTCTTCCAGCTGTGGTGCGACATTCTGACCGAGGTACCTGACAGCGTGCTGTGGCTACTCAGCAGCACCCAGCTGACTCAGGACAATTTGCGCATGCGCGCCGAACAGGCAGGCATCGACCCCTCGCGTCTGATTTTTGCCAAGGTGGTAAAGCCGGATCAGCATCGTGCGCGTCTGGCATTGGCAGATATCTTCCTGGACACCCTGCCCTACAACGCCCATACCACCTGCAGCGATGCATTGTGGGCGGGCGTGCCGGTCATCGCCATGAGTGGCAAGACATTTGCGGGACGCGTATCGCACAGCCTGCTGGCCGCCACTGGCCTGGAGGCGTTAGTGGCTGACTCACCGGAAGCGTACAAGGTGAAGGCGGTGCTGCTCGCTCAGGATCCATCCCTGCGCGCCGAAGTGAAGAAAGTGCTGTCATTGAAAGATGCGCTTCCACTGTTCGACACTCCGCGCTTTGTCGAATCCATGGAGAAGCTCTATCTGCAAATGTGGCAACGTGCAGCCAAAGGCATGGCACCTGCACACATCTGCCCCGATGGGGCGGTAGGTCAAACACATCAAGAGGGAGGCAGTGACGACGTCACTACTGCCTGA
- a CDS encoding MSHA biogenesis protein MshP, translating into MSRGHSGFAILTAILILVVLSVLAAAIQMLAAAQLQASIQAMLSVRAQSAAKAGIEWGLYQSLQAGGMWFWDPATGLPNPGPCDTTQRRTLDLVAQTGFSVTVSCTSYRYNEGQTSSGAVSVVRLYVIDAVACNGTAVCPDNTAAGRTDYVERRRQAVVTSSLPPS; encoded by the coding sequence ATGAGTCGAGGACACAGTGGCTTCGCTATTCTCACGGCGATCCTTATTCTGGTGGTATTGTCTGTCCTGGCCGCTGCCATACAGATGCTGGCAGCTGCGCAGCTGCAGGCGTCCATTCAGGCGATGCTGAGTGTTCGCGCGCAATCTGCTGCCAAGGCAGGCATTGAATGGGGCTTGTATCAGTCTTTGCAAGCAGGAGGCATGTGGTTCTGGGATCCGGCCACTGGCCTACCCAATCCGGGGCCATGTGATACCACACAGCGACGGACACTTGATCTGGTCGCGCAAACCGGGTTCAGCGTGACCGTGAGTTGTACGTCTTACCGTTATAACGAGGGGCAAACGAGTAGCGGTGCGGTGAGTGTCGTGCGGCTTTATGTCATTGATGCGGTGGCATGTAATGGAACGGCAGTCTGTCCTGACAACACAGCGGCTGGCAGGACAGACTATGTGGAGCGACGGCGTCAGGCAGTAGTGACGTCGTCACTGCCTCCCTCTTGA
- a CDS encoding type II secretion system GspH family protein: MRRELPSMLQHGGFTLVELIAVIVVTGIMASAVVMFLVPAIESYVDARRRSQLTDLASVAIGRVSRDVRVAVPNSIRISGSNCVQMVPTIAGGRYRVAPDTLWDALHATQASAPLEGSQPISAIDVLSPLSMQPKSGDWLVINNQNGDDVYAGTNRVAIASVGAAPSTSLGVVRLTFASATQFPASDISGRFSIVADAEQSVVFQCVAPGTDMQGNGTGTLYRQIAPFSAAASGCPNPGGGAILASRVSACEFVYSPNQGATQQNGFLWIRLALQERGETVTLASGVHVDNVP, translated from the coding sequence ATGCGGCGTGAACTCCCTTCAATGCTGCAGCATGGCGGGTTTACGCTGGTAGAGCTGATCGCGGTCATTGTCGTGACCGGCATTATGGCTTCGGCAGTGGTGATGTTTCTGGTGCCCGCGATCGAATCGTATGTCGATGCACGGCGGCGCAGTCAATTAACCGATCTTGCCTCGGTGGCCATTGGGCGTGTGAGTCGGGATGTACGAGTGGCGGTGCCCAATTCGATCCGTATCTCCGGCAGCAATTGTGTTCAAATGGTGCCAACCATTGCTGGTGGCCGCTATCGAGTGGCGCCGGATACACTGTGGGATGCACTGCATGCGACGCAAGCCAGTGCACCGCTGGAGGGTAGTCAGCCCATCAGTGCGATAGATGTGTTATCGCCGCTTAGCATGCAGCCCAAATCAGGCGATTGGCTGGTGATCAATAATCAGAATGGTGACGATGTCTATGCCGGGACGAATCGGGTCGCCATTGCTTCTGTGGGCGCGGCACCGTCCACTAGCCTGGGGGTTGTCCGCCTGACGTTCGCGAGCGCCACTCAGTTTCCCGCTAGCGATATCAGTGGTCGGTTTTCGATTGTGGCGGATGCCGAACAGTCAGTGGTGTTTCAGTGTGTTGCGCCGGGCACGGATATGCAGGGGAATGGAACGGGTACGTTATATCGCCAGATTGCGCCATTTTCAGCAGCGGCGAGCGGCTGTCCGAATCCCGGGGGCGGCGCGATTCTGGCAAGCCGGGTCTCGGCATGCGAGTTTGTCTACAGCCCAAATCAGGGCGCAACGCAGCAGAATGGTTTTTTGTGGATCAGGCTGGCGCTGCAGGAGCGGGGTGAAACGGTCACGCTTGCCTCCGGTGTGCATGTGGATAATGTGCCATGA
- a CDS encoding type II secretion system GspH family protein, with amino-acid sequence MSSDALALIRLSRQQSGVTLIELIVSMVVISIALVAVLRAFSQSAITSTDPMLRAQMLAIAEEMLEEVSLKPFASSAHAVAASCARDTWTSIGDYHGYDTSLADCITPANPAVTPRIYDVGGAAVPGLDGYAVRVTISDDALPLTAPGIAPPNCKRITVQVTHGKDVLILNGWRTNYAA; translated from the coding sequence ATGTCATCTGACGCATTGGCTTTGATTCGGTTAAGTCGGCAGCAATCAGGGGTCACGCTGATCGAACTGATTGTATCCATGGTGGTGATCAGTATTGCGCTGGTTGCTGTATTGCGAGCATTCAGTCAGTCCGCAATCACCAGTACCGATCCCATGCTGCGTGCGCAAATGCTGGCGATTGCCGAGGAGATGCTGGAAGAGGTGTCGCTCAAGCCATTTGCATCCTCTGCACACGCGGTGGCCGCAAGCTGTGCTCGCGATACGTGGACCAGCATTGGCGATTATCATGGTTATGATACTTCGCTGGCTGATTGCATCACACCGGCCAATCCTGCCGTCACACCTCGTATATACGATGTGGGCGGTGCAGCGGTACCGGGATTGGATGGTTATGCCGTACGCGTCACCATTAGTGACGATGCCTTGCCATTAACTGCTCCCGGCATCGCTCCTCCGAACTGTAAGCGCATCACTGTTCAAGTGACGCATGGCAAGGATGTGCTGATTCTGAATGGCTGGCGAACGAACTATGCGGCGTGA
- a CDS encoding TonB-dependent receptor, with amino-acid sequence MSRTFVMRQLPFAIATLLATSTSFVHADAQATADTASDAQSEAQANAHAGISRVEKIELVSKRLKSAQNDLSPKVGTTVYTVDKHMIEQMGQGESTPFNEVLARLPGIDQDSKASGSVHVRDDHGNVQYRLDGILLPENISGFGQAIDTRLVERFDFLTGALPAQYGLRAAGVVDIQTKAGSFVPGGQVGMQFGSHGYTEPSVEMFGGGEQYRYFLSASRMQSDLGIENPQPTRSALHDRTVQNKVFGNASWFVDESTRVGLMFGSYNGRFQIPNNPGQEAAWQVSGAAVPASSALDQNQFERNRYVLASLQQQLNGVDYQLAAFSQFSDLHYVPDAVGDLAYTGVASDSTRSNSASGLQFDMSTPLNEQHTLRAGLVYTRQYTKSDNTVRVFAVDESGAQSSSTPLTIIDNTSKTGTLGSLYVQDEWHVLEPLTINYGLRFDRVSAFIQEQQLSPRLNAAWKFSDSTSIHAGYARYFTPPAQQLAAQSSIDKFVGTSNAPEAPHSDQVKAERTHYYDIGISHHFNDAFSVSVDGYYKDIRNLLDEGQFGQALILSPFNFEKGSAKGIETAFLYEQKNWGGYLNLSWQKATARNIISGQALIEAEELEYIAHHDVFLDHDQTWTVSTGAHYRMGDALFSMDILHGSGLRRTPEGGTPNSSTLPAYTTANFASAWHWHNVSGIKEIEARVALINAFDKRYLLRDGTGVGVGAPQHGTPRTVFAGISMRF; translated from the coding sequence ATGTCCCGCACTTTTGTCATGCGGCAATTGCCCTTTGCCATCGCTACCCTGCTGGCAACTTCCACCTCTTTCGTCCATGCCGATGCTCAGGCAACCGCAGATACCGCATCTGACGCTCAATCTGAAGCACAAGCCAATGCGCATGCGGGCATCTCCCGCGTCGAAAAAATCGAGCTGGTGTCCAAACGGCTCAAATCTGCGCAGAACGATCTCTCCCCAAAGGTGGGTACAACCGTTTATACCGTCGACAAACACATGATCGAGCAAATGGGTCAGGGTGAATCGACACCATTTAATGAAGTACTGGCACGGTTACCCGGCATCGATCAGGACTCGAAAGCATCCGGCTCGGTGCATGTCCGCGATGATCACGGCAATGTTCAATATCGTCTGGATGGCATTTTGCTGCCGGAAAATATCAGCGGATTTGGCCAGGCAATTGATACCCGGCTGGTCGAACGCTTCGACTTCTTGACCGGTGCCCTACCCGCGCAATATGGGCTGCGTGCAGCGGGCGTAGTCGACATTCAGACCAAAGCCGGCAGTTTTGTCCCCGGTGGTCAGGTCGGCATGCAATTCGGCAGCCATGGTTACACTGAGCCTTCGGTTGAGATGTTCGGTGGCGGTGAGCAATATCGCTATTTCCTCTCCGCAAGTCGCATGCAAAGTGACCTCGGCATCGAAAATCCGCAGCCAACCCGCAGCGCACTCCACGATCGCACGGTACAGAACAAAGTATTCGGCAACGCATCCTGGTTTGTAGATGAATCCACCCGTGTCGGGCTGATGTTTGGTAGCTATAACGGTCGCTTCCAGATCCCTAACAATCCGGGTCAGGAGGCTGCATGGCAGGTCAGCGGCGCTGCCGTTCCCGCATCCTCGGCGCTGGATCAGAACCAGTTTGAGCGCAACCGCTATGTTCTGGCATCACTGCAACAACAGCTGAACGGCGTAGACTATCAACTGGCAGCCTTCTCGCAGTTTTCCGACTTGCATTATGTCCCGGATGCCGTGGGCGATCTGGCCTACACCGGCGTTGCCTCGGACTCAACGCGTTCAAACAGCGCCAGCGGCCTGCAATTCGACATGAGCACGCCACTCAATGAACAGCACACCTTGCGTGCTGGTTTGGTTTATACGCGCCAGTACACCAAAAGTGACAATACGGTACGCGTGTTCGCGGTCGACGAAAGTGGTGCGCAATCGTCATCTACTCCACTCACCATCATCGACAACACCAGTAAAACTGGCACGCTGGGCAGCCTTTACGTTCAAGATGAGTGGCATGTTCTGGAACCGCTGACGATTAACTACGGTCTGCGCTTCGATCGCGTATCGGCCTTTATTCAAGAACAGCAATTGAGCCCGCGTCTGAATGCAGCGTGGAAGTTTTCGGACAGCACCAGCATACACGCCGGCTATGCCCGCTACTTTACGCCACCCGCCCAACAACTGGCAGCGCAAAGCAGTATCGACAAATTTGTTGGAACCTCCAATGCACCTGAGGCGCCGCATTCAGATCAGGTCAAGGCAGAACGCACCCATTACTACGACATCGGGATCAGCCATCACTTCAATGATGCGTTCTCGGTCAGTGTGGATGGCTATTACAAGGACATACGCAATCTGCTAGATGAGGGGCAGTTTGGTCAGGCGCTGATTCTGTCGCCCTTCAACTTTGAAAAGGGTAGCGCCAAGGGGATTGAGACCGCCTTCCTGTACGAGCAAAAGAACTGGGGTGGCTACCTGAATCTATCGTGGCAGAAGGCCACCGCACGCAACATTATCTCGGGACAGGCGCTGATTGAAGCGGAGGAACTTGAGTATATTGCCCATCACGATGTCTTCCTCGATCACGATCAGACCTGGACGGTGTCGACCGGCGCACATTACCGCATGGGTGATGCACTGTTCAGTATGGATATACTGCATGGCAGTGGCCTGCGTCGCACACCAGAGGGCGGCACCCCGAATTCATCGACTCTTCCGGCCTACACTACAGCCAATTTTGCATCTGCATGGCATTGGCACAATGTATCCGGCATCAAGGAAATTGAAGCACGCGTCGCCCTGATCAATGCGTTCGACAAACGCTATTTGCTGCGTGACGGAACAGGCGTAGGCGTTGGAGCGCCACAGCATGGTACGCCGCGCACGGTGTTCGCAGGCATCAGCATGCGTTTCTGA
- a CDS encoding LamG domain-containing protein codes for MKQLIHQLFLLLALLFIHHVQGAVPSCGTVPTSTAAGATAIVSTSGNLSIAGGTINAIPISGTGTYSLPLSGRLNNRNVALPSINPAVFNPSWGTASASGGTLQPGAYDNVTLSGIASLMGGTFYINTLSMTPSATVRLYAGDYHIHYLSASSNVTIQVVSGPVHIYTDYYFSAGNGFKVNRGGATQNFQLMLYPGAAVNLGAYLDFTGLILGPDASTSVNIADHATYFGAILTGGTINISTNLDLQFSATIRSQIASIDTCGLALDYTFDDCSYNGTPGEVSDDAGLVNGTAAGSIPTTAAGGKVNRALNTQADNQYVVPGSTVNIPGDYTFAFWLKYPLPNTVSTPYFTAASLSGSGGTCQGDVFYIDGSNGFKWGVSGDLTALGAISVGNAQLGAGWHHFAVSATGDTTTLYIDGDKRDTLPITANSGSRTYNLNVIGSACSDRSRGAIRVPMDEFMLFKSALSPADIQVIYSNQSAGKSYYGSPRTAASCSVPLDHLVLQHASGESITCLPASINVSACSDPACATPYTGGVTGTLTATAQSGSPLFNWSSGPAFSILPGQSSTTVSFQNTQVSTVKFAAGSVNPAPSNATTCTFGNPACTFQTTQSGLIISNVPNHIACTEQNIQIQALKQSDYSTSCVPAFRFVNRTVSFNTQYLNPASGTRSILVNGSTTPSLRFNATGTAFAAVTYSDAGNVSLTGRYTGSAATGDAGLVMDTLTNTTFSAVPARFVFDALPTPPLTAGVGQTATLSALNACSPASVTPNFGREATPAIPAISLSRTQPTGSGARNGAPSASVNTFSNGSASVQFNWDEVGQATLSAQLNRYLGSSLSVSGSSAAIGPFVPAFFEVQTLPGCTSFSYSGQPFGVTIKAYRAGGGNNIGLTRNFDGSTATAPHFADSINLSDATANTQGSLTNTAIAPEQFTGGIATWAASTSSPVWTFATHNNSPSSTTQTPQTLRIRATDAAYPGISSVGHESLASLDIRRGRLALFSAYGQGRSALALPVQTQYWTGQSWALNALDQCTVIPASAVFLAGYSTTGWTSSATGNTAIQSGSGKIMLTPPSAPGKTGTARISIHLGSTGADQSCLTVHGGTAANLAWLRAYGSCTGSWDRDPSAAASFGIFAPETRKLVHVRDLFN; via the coding sequence ATGAAGCAATTGATTCACCAACTCTTTTTGCTGCTCGCACTCCTTTTTATTCATCATGTGCAAGGCGCAGTTCCCTCATGCGGAACCGTTCCCACGTCGACGGCCGCAGGCGCAACTGCCATTGTGTCCACCAGTGGCAATTTGTCGATTGCTGGCGGCACAATCAACGCTATTCCCATCAGTGGTACGGGTACCTATTCATTACCGCTATCAGGCAGACTCAATAACCGGAATGTTGCCCTGCCCTCCATTAACCCTGCCGTCTTCAATCCATCGTGGGGCACGGCGTCTGCCAGTGGTGGCACACTGCAACCCGGTGCCTACGATAATGTGACGTTGTCGGGCATTGCCTCGTTGATGGGTGGCACGTTCTATATCAACACCTTATCGATGACCCCTAGCGCAACGGTGCGCCTCTATGCGGGCGATTACCACATCCACTATCTAAGCGCTTCGTCCAACGTCACCATTCAGGTTGTCAGTGGCCCGGTTCATATTTACACCGACTACTATTTCAGCGCGGGTAATGGATTCAAAGTCAATCGAGGTGGGGCAACCCAGAATTTTCAGTTAATGCTGTATCCGGGTGCAGCAGTCAATCTCGGCGCCTATCTGGATTTTACGGGCTTGATTCTGGGGCCAGATGCCAGCACCAGCGTCAATATCGCCGATCATGCCACTTACTTCGGCGCCATCCTTACCGGTGGCACCATCAATATTTCGACAAATCTGGATCTACAGTTTTCGGCCACCATCCGCTCGCAAATTGCCAGTATCGATACGTGCGGGCTGGCACTGGATTACACGTTTGATGATTGCAGTTACAACGGCACACCCGGCGAGGTATCGGATGATGCCGGCCTGGTCAATGGCACCGCTGCAGGGAGCATTCCGACTACGGCTGCAGGCGGGAAAGTCAATCGGGCACTCAATACGCAGGCAGACAATCAATATGTTGTCCCCGGCAGTACAGTCAACATACCCGGCGATTATACCTTTGCGTTCTGGCTCAAATATCCGCTACCCAATACAGTCAGTACGCCCTATTTTACGGCGGCATCACTGAGTGGCAGCGGAGGAACATGCCAAGGAGACGTCTTTTACATAGACGGCAGCAATGGGTTCAAATGGGGTGTCAGTGGCGACCTGACTGCGCTGGGCGCAATTTCAGTGGGGAATGCACAGCTGGGCGCGGGCTGGCATCATTTTGCAGTCAGTGCCACAGGGGATACCACCACACTGTATATCGACGGCGATAAACGGGACACGCTGCCCATCACCGCGAACTCGGGTAGCCGAACCTACAACCTGAACGTCATTGGCAGCGCGTGCAGTGATCGCTCCAGAGGCGCCATCAGGGTTCCGATGGATGAGTTCATGCTGTTTAAATCAGCCCTGTCTCCAGCGGATATCCAAGTCATCTATAGCAATCAGTCCGCCGGCAAAAGCTATTATGGTAGTCCTCGCACAGCAGCCAGCTGCTCCGTTCCACTTGATCATCTTGTCTTGCAGCATGCCAGTGGCGAAAGCATTACTTGCCTGCCGGCCTCCATCAATGTGTCAGCCTGTAGTGATCCGGCCTGCGCGACGCCCTACACAGGGGGCGTCACTGGTACGTTGACCGCGACTGCGCAAAGCGGAAGCCCCTTATTCAACTGGAGCAGTGGCCCCGCATTCTCCATCTTGCCCGGGCAAAGCAGCACCACCGTATCATTTCAAAATACACAAGTCAGCACCGTGAAGTTCGCCGCGGGTAGCGTTAATCCCGCCCCAAGCAATGCAACGACCTGTACCTTCGGCAATCCCGCCTGTACCTTCCAGACAACTCAATCTGGTCTGATTATCTCCAACGTCCCCAACCACATCGCCTGTACGGAGCAGAATATTCAGATTCAAGCACTCAAACAGAGTGACTACTCCACCTCCTGCGTGCCTGCATTCCGTTTTGTCAATCGTACCGTTTCCTTTAACACCCAGTACCTCAACCCTGCCAGCGGAACACGTTCGATACTGGTCAATGGCAGCACCACGCCCTCTCTACGATTTAACGCCACAGGCACTGCATTTGCAGCCGTGACCTATAGCGATGCCGGCAATGTTTCGCTGACAGGTCGCTACACAGGCAGCGCAGCCACAGGCGATGCCGGTCTGGTCATGGATACGCTCACAAACACCACCTTTTCCGCAGTGCCTGCACGCTTTGTCTTTGATGCCCTCCCTACGCCGCCACTTACTGCAGGCGTAGGTCAGACGGCTACCCTTTCTGCGCTGAATGCCTGCAGTCCCGCCAGTGTCACACCGAATTTCGGACGCGAAGCGACACCGGCCATACCCGCCATCAGCTTGAGTCGAACCCAGCCAACCGGCAGCGGGGCACGCAATGGCGCCCCAAGCGCTTCGGTCAATACGTTCAGCAATGGCAGTGCATCCGTTCAGTTCAACTGGGATGAAGTAGGTCAGGCGACACTGTCTGCACAGCTGAACCGCTACCTGGGCAGCAGCCTATCGGTTTCAGGCAGTAGCGCTGCCATCGGTCCGTTTGTCCCCGCATTCTTCGAAGTACAAACCCTGCCCGGATGCACAAGCTTCTCCTATTCCGGCCAGCCATTTGGCGTCACCATCAAGGCCTATCGCGCAGGTGGTGGGAACAATATCGGACTCACCCGCAATTTCGATGGTAGCACTGCAACCGCCCCTCATTTTGCAGATTCGATCAACCTCAGCGACGCCACGGCCAACACACAAGGCTCGCTCACCAACACCGCCATCGCGCCGGAACAATTTACAGGCGGAATCGCAACATGGGCAGCCAGTACAAGCAGCCCAGTGTGGACATTTGCAACCCACAACAACTCGCCTAGCAGCACGACGCAAACACCGCAGACATTGCGTATACGAGCGACAGATGCAGCCTATCCCGGCATCAGCTCTGTGGGTCACGAATCGTTGGCATCGCTAGATATCCGCCGTGGACGACTGGCACTTTTTAGCGCCTACGGCCAAGGCCGGAGCGCACTCGCGCTTCCGGTACAGACTCAATACTGGACAGGACAGAGTTGGGCATTGAACGCGCTCGATCAATGCACGGTGATTCCAGCCAGCGCGGTGTTTCTTGCAGGCTACAGCACGACTGGCTGGACAAGTTCAGCCACAGGGAATACGGCCATTCAGTCCGGGTCAGGAAAAATCATGCTAACGCCCCCCTCTGCACCGGGGAAAACAGGAACAGCCAGAATCAGTATTCATTTAGGAAGTACGGGGGCAGATCAATCCTGCCTGACTGTACATGGCGGCACCGCAGCGAATCTTGCTTGGCTACGTGCATATGGCAGCTGCACAGGCAGCTGGGATCGCGATCCCAGTGCCGCAGCCAGTTTTGGTATTTTTGCACCGGAAACACGAAAACTGGTGCATGTGCGTGACCTGTTTAACTAA
- a CDS encoding type II secretion system GspH family protein has translation MKAVSWMTRVRDRAQRGFTMTELVGVLVMAGVLGAMAMPRVNETATSMAGVAVHDQVVSALRYAGQTAVSHRRLVCVTFTSTTVAMTIAEANPASECGTTPLTNAAGRSPYVQSPDADNAGMVITPIQTLYFQPNGTVTLDAAGATYGNYTIMVTNQNAISVIGMTAYVI, from the coding sequence ATGAAAGCAGTCAGTTGGATGACTCGAGTGCGAGACCGCGCCCAGCGTGGCTTTACGATGACCGAACTGGTGGGTGTGCTGGTGATGGCGGGGGTACTGGGCGCCATGGCGATGCCGCGGGTGAACGAAACCGCCACCAGCATGGCTGGAGTGGCTGTGCATGATCAGGTGGTGTCCGCGCTGCGTTATGCAGGACAAACCGCCGTCAGCCATCGCCGTTTGGTCTGTGTTACCTTTACCAGTACTACCGTTGCAATGACAATTGCAGAGGCCAATCCTGCGAGCGAATGTGGTACCACACCACTGACCAATGCCGCAGGGCGTTCGCCCTATGTACAAAGTCCTGATGCGGACAACGCGGGGATGGTCATCACCCCGATCCAGACCTTGTACTTCCAGCCGAATGGCACCGTGACGCTCGACGCGGCGGGTGCTACATATGGCAACTACACCATTATGGTGACCAACCAGAATGCCATTTCGGTCATCGGTATGACCGCCTATGTCATCTGA